GttcaaataattaattacaaCTTATATTAGGGTAATACTTGCCATAACTCTTTCCAACAACTCATCTTCGTTTGTTCCGTACGAAGCTTGAGTTGTATCCTCCTGATTTGGCTTTAGAATGAAGTTAACTTTATGCCCTTCAAACGCGTGTAGTTCCACCAGGCGTGTTTGAGGCTGGTACCCGTCTGCTGAGACTGTAATTTCGTAGGAGCCTGGAACGAGAAGGCGCCAGTAGTCTCCATCCTTAGAAGAGGTGATGTCATGTCGACGATCAGCCACTCTGATGGTTGCACCAGAGAGAGGTTCGCCTTTAGTGCTTTTGACGAATCCACTCACGCCATAATGTACCttcgaaacaaaacaaattaaaagggtTAAATTGGTGTGCTTACGAATTCATGCGCTTTTAGACTACAGAAAACCTGACAGATCCTGACACGTCTAGGCATAACAAGTcctaattaaatttttatataGTTATGTTCCCCTGTTAAACAGCTTGTATCACGAAAATTTCTACCTTTCCGATTGCAACAGTTAAAGCACCTCCATTTTGTCGTAACATTTGTTTAAATGTAACGGGTGATATCACCAAAACAGCGCGATAATGCTATTCGAGAAAACACCTAACCATGGCCGCTATTATTCACGTGAAACCTCAACATAGAACATGTAAGGTAGAAAGAAATGTCTCACCTGTCGTAGGAGCTCGATCAGAGGCTTTCGATTATCCAGCCAGTATTTCTGTAGTTCGCTGCTTTTTGGAAACCGATTGCATCCGAGTTCCAGCGTTATTTCAAAACAGTTTGAGTTGACGTAATTATAGTCTTGCATACCCCCAGACAGGCTGGCCCAGCTGGCACCATTCGTGATGCCGTCTATGAAGTGCTCTTCCTTTTGATCTGTACAGTTCCATTTGGGATTTGCCAAGTGCATCACTGGATGCTCCTGAGAAAGCAATGATTAAAAGCATTTTTGAGAGGAAGCGTTGTTGACAATATAATCAGCATTCAATGGATCATAATGAAAACTAGGTTCTCTATTAGGTCGAATCTTTAAAATTGTTTAGTTTTATGGTTCCTCTCTTCCTTGGCCCTTAACAAAAAAGCCGGCGGGGCCCAGCGAATAGCTACCCTATGCTAGGACACTGCATCGATCAACAACGGAACAAAGGAGATTCAGTTGTTAGCTGATGTTAAACTCTTATTAAGAGCCTTTTTATAGCTACtgaattttagttattttgacAAATAACTCATTAAAGAAGAAATGTACgtaattaaagtaataaataaaagTGAACATAATTAAAGCAATTTCCTCAGGATCTTCACATCTGTACCAATATACCACCGAAAATTTGCTCTTTCACTAATGTAAAAACGTTCGAAGCAAATCACATTTTCATTTAGTTATTCATAAACGAAGGCAAAGTGTTCAATAGTTCTTTTTTAGGTGTTTGAATTTTGTTAGACACTGTATTTTGCTAATTATTTATTAGCATAGAATtttgctttaattgatatagtaattttttttgttgattttcataTCTAATTAGCATATTTAGCGGTGATCTGGTTTTATAAAGGATTTATGACCCCTCCACAGAtcattcattttgtttcatttattttatttcccaTACGAGCGTAAATTAATATAAGTTTCTTGACGGAAAGAGTTACTAATGTGAAAATAATAGGAGTGGGCCTTATTGATTAAAAATGCAATCTTAAAGGGCCAAGGATTTGAGGCTGATTCATTCACATCTTTACTGGTGGATGACAAGCCCCAAGTTTACATTATACACAAGGAGTTCTGGCATAAAGGATGCTTAAGCTAAGTATGAAGTCGAAGTTGAGGTGGAAATAATGTATTTCGCTCCCGCCCTTCTCTTGTTTCCGTTCATCCACCTGACCCAATCTTAAAAATTGGCAGGGGGATTTGTCTGCAAACTAACAACAGATTATACCTGTGAGTAAGACTTTGCCAATCGCCTGAATACATCGTCATCAGGTGTGGCGCTGTAAAGGCTTTGACCTGACGGTGAATCGTCATATGGATACAGAGCCACCAACGCACCACTGTGTAGACTAGCAGAAAGAACAAAGGGATACTGTTTGATCCAGTCCATTACTGCCTTCACCTCCACCTGTGGCGGACCAGTGGTACTGGGAAAGAATTGATCCGGGAAATTTCGATTCAAATCGATTCCATACGCATTCCTCTTTCCAGTCAGTTTGTTTCCTTTTCCACGCACGGCCGCCATCTCGTACCCATCTGGGTTCATACTAGGTAGAATATGGATCCTAGTTGCGTCAACTAATCCCTTAGTCTCGGTATTATCCACATAGTTTTCACAAAGATATTTGATCAGCTGTAGTAACAATTCCCTGCCTAATGCCTCGTTACCATGAATATTACCTACATACTTGACTTCAGGTTCGCCCGGCTCGTGTGTTCCAGGATTATCTGAAATCTCCATAACCCATAACTTGCGATTCTGAACACTGTATCCAATATTGTAGAGTCTTGTTATGTCCGAGTACTTTGTAGCAAAGTACTTCAAAAACCAGGTCATCTCCTCGTAATCATGATGTTTAAACTCTTCCACATTTGCGATATCGATATTATTCTTGCTTCGCTCGTGCGTTGTGTTTTTTCCTTCGGCGCCTCCGTGAAATATGTCCAGCACTCTTTTAAATAACGGTGTACTGTTTACACAATGAAATGAAGACAAAATTAAACCGAACAAAACAACTGAAGAAGGGAACATACTGATAGAATTCTAATCAGGgataattgtttcttttttcgccGATATCACACGCGGTTCTTGTAGCGATAAAAAGCCTTCACCTTGAAATCAAACTCCAAAATCCGTGTTAGATCATTTTGCCATTAACTGAAGGTTATTCGTttatttattgtctttatttaggTCTTACTTTGCTCTTACAGGGCGTGGTTTGTAACAAATTATCCTTCAAACCCAATTATACGAGTAATTTATAGTGTTGACTAATTATTTTGCCTTAAATGACACATTGTTGATagtttgttgtatttttttatgaGAAACACGCTTAGCTGTTGGTAGGGTTTACCCATCATTAAACTTCTGTAAccgagcaaaaacaaaaaataaacttgcaGTGATATAAATTTTACAATTCGATTGACATTTGAAATACTGGTCTCAAGAAATTGTAGCAAACTCTTCAAAAAGAGATTAAAACGTGACAGCTTATATCTGTATTAAAATCATTTGAGAGGTTTTTGTGTTTTCACAGCTCACCCGGAAGTAGGCTTTGCGCTAACAGGTGACGGGTAGCAAATTTAACCTGTCGCTTCGCAGCAGGTTGTTGATAATCGTGATAATTGAAGTTTTTATTAACATTGAAATATAAGGGATCAAGATAGGTGTTTACCATAGCCACAACGTTAAGAAAATGGGTAtgtaaatcgtaaaaaaaaaataaagaggaaaaaaaatcaacagtGGCTTTCATATATGCCTCAGTAGTTTTCAATCAGGCGAAAACTTCTGTCTTTGTTTGGAACGAAGCATGGCTAGCATGGATCATAGTTTTAGTGAGGCCGTGATGCGATATGCAAAATGCACATCATTGTTAAAAATTTGTAAGGTGTGGCATTATTCTACTGTTACTCCTAAAGCTGATCTCAGTAGCAAATGAACAAGTCTCTCAGTGACTGTTCGCGGGAGAGGCATTCGTTTGAATCTTTTTAACAGTGCTCCTCAAAAGAAACACAGCGATGGCTTACTTTAAGCTGTTGGCATTTTTTGTGCTTTTACAAATTTTGGCGTTTGCTTGGGGAAAGCCTCCCGATAAAGGAGCTCAGAAATTTTCGGTTTCCAAAGATGCGAAAGGCGAAACCAAGTCGAATTCTGCCAGGCAAGAAAACACGAAATTGAGATCTTCTGCAACCGTTAAAGAAGTCAAGCAGAAACCTTCAAAAAGTTTAGTTAACGTTAAAGGAAGCAACGAAGAGCTTGCTAAAGCAACAGGAGAGGAACTGGAAGCTGAATCTAGCGCAGACGGCGAGATCCTGGAGAAAAACCACAGCTTTAGACATCATAACTATGAGGAAATGACATGGCTGTTGAAGGAATATTCCAAGAAGCACAGCAAAATAGCACGCTTGTACGACATTGGCAGTTCAGTACAAAACCGTAAACTTTGGGTTATGGAAATATCCAATAATCCAGGTGAACACGAGCCAGGTGAACCCGAGTTTAAATATGTAGCAAACATGCATGGAGATGAAGCGATAGGACGAGAGATGTTAATTCATCTAATAAAGTACCTGTGCAAAAATTACGGTGTGAACCCAAGGGTTACCAAGATCGTGGACACGACAAGAATCCATATTATGCCCAGTATGAACCCTGATGGTTATGAAATGGCCGCAACTCTGCCTGACCACCAGTGGAAAGCGCGTCCAAATGCGAACGGTGTCGATTTGAATCGAAATTTTCCCGATCAGTTTTTCCCCAGCACAAATGGACCACCTCAACCCGAAACTCGAGCTGTCATGAAGTGGATTAATTCCATCCCATTCGTACTGTCGGCCAGTCTGCACAGCGGCGCGCTCGTGGCAAATTACCCCTACGACGACAATCCCTCGGGACAGAGTGTATACAGCGCTACCCCTGATGATGACGTATTTAGACAGCTCGCGCGTTCCTATTCCGAAGCCCATCCCACAATGCATCTCGCAAACTCCCCATGGAAATGCAAACACATCCCACGCGAGCATTTTATCGACGGAATTACAAATGGCGCTAAGTGGTTCAGTGTGTCAGGAGGGATGCAAGATTACAATTATGTACATTCAAACTGCTTTGATGTAACGCTTGAGCTCGGCTGCCGGAAGTTTCCAAATGCGAGTGAATTACCAGAATACTGGCGCGAGAACAAAGAGGCACTCCTCAATTATATAGAACAGGTAAACTTGTAAATTATCCAGAAGAAATTTCGTGTCCCCTGTAAGGGAATCTAAGAcattcttggattctggattctacgccttggattccagattccaggtacagAATCCCAGTGAAactaggattctggattccaatcgttaatgggaatccagattccttgagctgtattccggattccacagacaaaaatttcctggattccagaatccagattcccttacatggggcgacatTTCATTTAAGTTTTGTTACTGAAATCTTTGTCTGCCAAATATCTGTAACTCAATTTTCAGCTGAAAGAGTAAACAACCAAGCGTAGGATAGTCGAAGATTGTTCTGACAGTATCCCCGTATTTAATAGAATTCCATTGTACTGTCGTAATCCAATTCAACCTTTTGCCTTTAGGTTCACATAGGTGTGCACGGCTTTGTGAAGGATGAGGACGGCCAACCAATCAATGGAGCAAGAATATCAGTAAATAATCGCCGCCATGATGTTTTCTCTGCACGCGATGGAGACTTCTGGCGGTTACTAGTCCCAGGCTCCTATGAAATTACAGTTTCCGGACGGGGATTCGAGCAAGAAACAAAGTCATGTACAGTTCTGGTAAATAAAGCAGCCCATCTAGACTTCACtcttaagaaaataagaatgAGGGAATCCAAGCACACGATGGATGATTATAACTGGCCTCGGGAGAGAATTCTAAATGATGATGGGTACAGAAGTGAGCAAGTAAGACAAGCATGGGAAAACAGGGGCTACAATGATGAAAAAATGAACAATGATTATAATGATGCAGCTATGCGAAGAGAATATAACATTCGTGAAAACAGGGGAGGCTCCTATGACGAGTATGGACAGAAAAGCAACAGCTTTCCTCACCCGAAATGAAACTATGATTTTTAATAATGTTTACTTTCTTACATATTTTTGACTGCCTTAATGTCTCACACAGGTCTTGACAGCATTTTTCTGCAGCAGAAAAAGGATGTTAGGTCAATTAATAGTGACGTTTAGATTCGAGGCGAGAACGACTACGGAGCATTACCCTTAAGGGTTGTTTGACGTGTTCTCAAAAgatatattgtattgtattgtatataTTGTACTTTTAATTCACCAGAAAATTTAGCACCATTATGTTTATTGAAGTCGGAAAGGCTCTCTTTCCATCGCATAATGATAAATTCTCTAACCGTTGATAACTTTTCATGCACCcaacgacattctcgctaaaatcTGAGTAGAATTACGACGACTATCATGTTTTCTAGCGAAAGTGATGCTGGTTCTCTCGCGCGCACTACTTCAGTAGTGCGGAGAAGATCTCCTTTTTAGTAGTCCtaagaatctaaaggtctctaatttGTAGATAGGGAGCATATGCATCAACCACACGCGTTAGCCCGTCTTAAGCCTGGTTTCTATATGATCGTACCGATCGTCTCAGTCGTCTAAGATAATGTTCAGACAATCGAAACGATCCATATATGGAAACGTTACCTGGACGATCGCAAAAGACCCAGACCACTGAGACGACTTCGATTGCTTGGATAGAGTTGAGTTCTTGCTACACAATCGAATCGATCGTGTAGATTTTaaagcgatcatatggaaaggCTCTCAGACGACTGAGACTATCTTGACGATCAAAGGCTATCCCAGAAATCTCCACTTATATTCCAGTAATCGAGAATAAATTCGGTCTGGACGGCGCtaaagtcgaaaaaaaaaatagcaaaaaaatgtttaaaaaaatgatactATGTCTTCGTGGAACTCTACTAGCTTCTCGACGCCGCAAAATCGAGAGAAAAAGAAGATAGCAAGGCACGAGGTCCGCTCTCCGAATGAAAATTATCATGTTTGGCTTGTTTTCGAAACACGTGATAAAATTCTATTGTCTCACCCAGAGACATCGCTGACGAGCCCGCGTCTCTTGCCTTTGAGGCGATCGAGACGATCATATCAAAACTACCGATCGTCTCGAAACGACTGTGGCGATCGGGGTGATCCGGACGATCATAgggaaaccaggctttagttCTACAGGAGATGTAATAACTTGCTTGATCAAGTACATCCAAGTTACTATTTGCTTTCAGTAGTATACAAAAGGCCTCATAGAATTCTTGTGTGGACATGTCTTAAGAAACTACAACTGTCTGATGACACTGCTTTCTTAGTAAAAAAAGACCCTTCTTTTAATTCAGTAAAGTCTGGCCCTTAGGCTAATATATAAGACTTTAAATTTTTTCGGCACAATTTTAGAAACCAAACTATTGATCAGCGTTTTGCAGCGTTTCAGGCTATAGATaagataattttaatttgaGTTTCGATCGAAACAAAATAAAGTTACAGTATAAAGgcattacaaaaaataaatgttaactGGACACTATTGCTTTTCCAAAGTGTTGATTTAAAAttatagtttaatttttcagacACTTATTTCTCGTAATCCGTCTTTCCGAAACGGATTAAAATTTTTCTCTCGGTAATTAACTCTCACGAAATAAACGAACTTAGATGAATGTTCAAAATTAGCATTTGATTAAAAAGTAATTACGCCTGTTATCATTGGTTGTGTAAAGACAACAAATATCTTTGTAAATTGTTCCCGCAGGACTCATTTTACTGATCGACGATCAATATTTAACTAATGGCCGTAGATTTTCTTCTCCAAGTTTGTTCAATGTAATCTGATTAAAAGATTTGAAAAGCACTTAAAGTAGGGTCTTAGGCCAGTTGAACTTAGAATATAGCAAACCATcatttttttgccaaaattaAGCTAAACTACTTTGCTTTGCTGATTGGTCGAAAAGATTAAGCACTGAATTGTGATAATGAATTAGATAATAAACTGATGATATAACTAATTAATGGTTAAGTGTATACTTGCACCATTAAAATGCACGTTTAAAAAACCACAATTTGCTTTGTAAGCAGCTCATTGGATGGTTTTAAAGCTTTATTTATGAGTTGCATCCGGGAATTGTGACAAACAAACATGATTTGCAAAGCAACTAAGGTAAAAGGCTGAAAAACGTGAACACACAAAGACGATGGATCTTAGGTTTATCAACTATATTTCAAGAGGGAGGTAGGTAGTGTTGTCATCATCGAGAGTCTATTAACATTAAGGTGGATTAATGAATAAATCTAGACCAGATTGATGTTGTACCTTCGATTTATTCACAGAAATAAGACAAGACAAGAGTTTATGATAACCAAACCAGATAGCTCAAAGCCGCCAAAGATTTCTCGTCTCCCCTCTGCTCAAAATATAGGGTAAGCTCTTTGGGAATAGCGATTATCCTTTGAATATGCACTCTAAGCGATATAAGGAGGGGCTCATTGACAGACCCAGCCTTTATATAAGTCGAATCTGGCGGTTTCAACTCATTTGAAACAAGTCATTCAAGACGGTTTAGTCATTCATACTCGTGCAGGATCATGTACCTAAGCCACAGAGCCTTCTTATCAGATTCGTTAAAATTAGAGAACCTAAATAGGACaattatacagaaaaaaaaaggctggTGGTCAGTCCAGAACTCCTCAAACCCTCCCCATGACAGAGGCCAAAGATGGAATATATACTCCTATGGAAATATTTCATAATATTTCTCTTACACCAAGTTAATCTGCATGCAGATTCTGTTGGTAAAGCAAATCAGAATGTTAAAACAAATCAGGAAGTTGgctaaagtttgttttcattttcgtcTGGATTTTATGGTGGCCGATAGGAACAAttaaacagaatcacaaaaccccaaacagaatcacaaaatcCAAAACAGAATAATAAGGTAATAAGGTTTACCTTTAGAAGTTAAGACTCTAATTTAATGTTGCTCAGTAACCTGGCCCTTTCTTCTTTCCC
The genomic region above belongs to Porites lutea chromosome 12, jaPorLute2.1, whole genome shotgun sequence and contains:
- the LOC140921544 gene encoding carboxypeptidase D-like, coding for MFPSSVVLFGLILSSFHCVNSTPLFKRVLDIFHGGAEGKNTTHERSKNNIDIANVEEFKHHDYEEMTWFLKYFATKYSDITRLYNIGYSVQNRKLWVMEISDNPGTHEPGEPEVKYVGNIHGNEALGRELLLQLIKYLCENYVDNTETKGLVDATRIHILPSMNPDGYEMAAVRGKGNKLTGKRNAYGIDLNRNFPDQFFPSTTGPPQVEVKAVMDWIKQYPFVLSASLHSGALVALYPYDDSPSGQSLYSATPDDDVFRRLAKSYSQEHPVMHLANPKWNCTDQKEEHFIDGITNGASWASLSGGMQDYNYVNSNCFEITLELGCNRFPKSSELQKYWLDNRKPLIELLRQVHYGVSGFVKSTKGEPLSGATIRVADRRHDITSSKDGDYWRLLVPGSYEITVSADGYQPQTRLVELHAFEGHKVNFILKPNQEDTTQASYGTNEDELLERVMAGGYMTEETQADDPRERIARPSLNDREEQSPHKFVMHPGMNDRARLSLENELLDDETDRDGGSTAVIKTKESVADGEGSGDESKTNVKQEMVPRPPDLQTPAKPKPKQLINNTKPSSLVKPKKRTEVPALKKPPQEVKKIVAPKLPETDKRFTKMIGSSVACRLAGNKDLVNGKLRWVGHLPKLPLDNAHLIAGVELLTDNKLGTDGTYRGVRYFKSSPKRGYFFNLKDCKAVKH
- the LOC140921545 gene encoding carboxypeptidase D-like is translated as MAYFKLLAFFVLLQILAFAWGKPPDKGAQKFSVSKDAKGETKSNSARQENTKLRSSATVKEVKQKPSKSLVNVKGSNEELAKATGEELEAESSADGEILEKNHSFRHHNYEEMTWLLKEYSKKHSKIARLYDIGSSVQNRKLWVMEISNNPGEHEPGEPEFKYVANMHGDEAIGREMLIHLIKYLCKNYGVNPRVTKIVDTTRIHIMPSMNPDGYEMAATLPDHQWKARPNANGVDLNRNFPDQFFPSTNGPPQPETRAVMKWINSIPFVLSASLHSGALVANYPYDDNPSGQSVYSATPDDDVFRQLARSYSEAHPTMHLANSPWKCKHIPREHFIDGITNGAKWFSVSGGMQDYNYVHSNCFDVTLELGCRKFPNASELPEYWRENKEALLNYIEQVHIGVHGFVKDEDGQPINGARISVNNRRHDVFSARDGDFWRLLVPGSYEITVSGRGFEQETKSCTVLVNKAAHLDFTLKKIRMRESKHTMDDYNWPRERILNDDGYRSEQVRQAWENRGYNDEKMNNDYNDAAMRREYNIRENRGGSYDEYGQKSNSFPHPK